One window from the genome of Gloeocapsopsis sp. IPPAS B-1203 encodes:
- a CDS encoding Calvin cycle protein CP12 → MVYATKESTATVSTPCVESKKSLETSFQAALEHARRLTQMYGIDTPEVAVAWDTVEELITAIAAKAHQRETPTSAFAKYCALYPEAPECRLYDV, encoded by the coding sequence ATGGTTTACGCTACTAAAGAATCAACCGCAACCGTTTCCACCCCTTGTGTTGAAAGCAAAAAATCTTTAGAGACATCCTTTCAAGCAGCATTGGAACACGCGCGTCGCCTTACCCAAATGTATGGCATTGACACTCCTGAGGTCGCTGTAGCTTGGGATACAGTTGAAGAATTAATTACTGCGATCGCAGCTAAAGCTCATCAGCGAGAAACTCCCACATCGGCGTTTGCAAAATACTGCGCTTTGTATCCAGAAGCACCCGAATGTCG